TGGGGcccacatagtagtagcgctggtctgGCAGGCCCACGCTGCTGCTACATCCCACCTGCAGCCCGTGGCGAATATAGATAGAAAATGGAGGATGGGCTCAAAGTTTGCAAGCCTGTAAGAGAGTAAATTTGAGTTTTTTCTCCTCTAAGTCGCACCTAGCCAATCCCTTATACCGGTTAGTGAAGAGCCTAAAACAGCAATCCACGATGTGCACGGCATGGCAGCCACATATAGTATAGTTCTCTAAAGCTTTATTAACTAGCAGGGGAGAGAGAAAATCAGATGCTCAACTGCCTAGCAAGAAAATTACTAATCAGTTATTTCTAGTGACTTTTAGGAAATTAACTACTCCTAATATCATTCTCAGCTGCCTCGCAAGAAAACTACTGCTAATCAGTTAGTACCACGGATAGGATGTCATGCATACGCGCATAGCACGTCAGGCCCTACTACACAATTCGATGCTATTCAAACCCCCTTTGTCTATCTCTATGTCATGGAAAGACAATGCCAAGCCGTCAAGGTCAAATGATGTGTGACAGAAGTACTAACTAGTCTTCTCTTCTTTCACGGTGTTACTTCCGTGTCCTTTCTGGTTCTGGCAAAGAGAAACATACTACTAGTAATCTTATGTGAGATTCTCAAACCATCGATCTCACATGGACATTAAATACATATACTTACATACGCGGCATTGTCCTATTCTCAGTTCTCTTTTGGATGGGAACGTGCATATCATGTGGATTTAACATCATGGTTTCATATCCACTTGATAAGGTAGGTACGTAGGTAGGCTTAAGCTCCTTTGGGTGAACGAAAAAAGGGATAGCCACCAGCCACCAGTTCCCTTCCTCCCCGTTCCCTTGCGTCGCCCTCTTGAGGGCGACTCGGGGGcgaccaacccccccccccctccggtcTGCTTCCTCCCCTTCTCGATTTCTGTCCTCGCCGCTGCCGGAGACGGGCGCCAGGTCCCCCGCGCGGCCGTCGATGAGGGTGGCGGCGAGGCCTTCGGCAGCGACGCCGCTTGGGCTCGGGCCTAGGGTTTGAGGCGGCGGCCTCTGCTGGTGAGGGCGGCGGCATCCTGGCGGCGGGCGGTGCTCGCCGGAGTTGAGGGCCGCGTCTACTCGGCCGCGCGGGCAGCGAGTTGGCGATGGACGCGGGCGCCGCGTGAAGGGATTCCCGGCTGCTCTTCTTCGCCAGATCTAAAGACGGCGCCCCCCGTGTTGCTGCTTCCTCCTCGTCAGTCCGGCCGGATCCTGTGGCGGACTGCGCGGATGTGGGGTTGGGAGCTCTGGATCGGAGTAATTTCTTGGCCGGCTGCGGCGGCCACGACGCCGGCGGCGCTCCAGGCgttgtttccttcttgaaggcggcttcGAGATCCAGCtccctctccctcgtcctccccctGCACCTGGGTGAAATCCCACAACTTTgattgggcggcggcggtgcccggctccgtcaccttcttgaaggcACCGCTTTGGGTCCGCGGGGAGGTGGGACAGCTGCAGCGCGTTCTTGGCGTTCCTGATGGCGGCGGTTCTCTTTAGTGGTGTCGCTTCGCCATGGCGGTCGGCTGGTCCGGCTCTCGTGGTGATTGTGGTGCTCAACTCTTCGTCGTGTCTTCCTGGGGTGCTCCCGTCCCGTTCAGAGAggctggaggtggagcggcttcatcttgcacggagcttcgatggagatgtcaagtcattcctgaccgacaggtgctacgctttgtcatgcctggtcggcaggtgctacacaCAACAGATCTTCCGAAGACTTCAAGctatgtcggctggtggtacttggcagcatggtgctgaggtgtatcagtggcgacagcgacgtgctcagctgtttgcgcgcaaGGAGGAGGTGCcgtttggcgtcgtggtggcgtcaacgatagctggaccgagcaaggttgatgcatcagtacagttctgaagatggagcggtggcagttggcggcagCGGCCTCTAAGTGCACGTCGGACCGGTGAGAcccatgcccggcaggcgtcctggacgGGACCtctggtcttagatgttaggtttggctgcgatgtctgtttgcccaggctatctgcgcccctttaTCAATTGGATAgagttgcttagacggcggctttagacTTActattgtattactttgtaaggtcttgtgagaataattaataaagtggtcgtatgcatcggtcagatgcagagaccgggggtcatcctccttttctaaagaaAACATAGGTAGTGGGAGCGGATTTGGTGCATGCAAGTGCAGGGCATCGAGTCTCTCACGTGTGCTTTTTTCTTTTGGcttttgatttttaattttttcATCTTTTGAATAAAAAAGTTTAAATTAAGTTATGTTTTCATATTCGTGTTTCTCGTGACAAGAGCTTTCAAATAGATTCATTTTAAATACATTTTGACGAATTTGAAAAATAAACCTTAAGTTTCAACTCTTGAAACTTAGTATGAGTGACCAATAAAATCACGATTATTTTGCCTATGACAAAAAAATGCCTTAAAATTCTATCTATGAAACTTGGTATGAATGAGCGATAATATCGTAAGTTTCAGATGAAAAATCGTAAGTTTCGACGACCGAAGCTTATTACTTAGTGTGCCCCTACTGTGCTCTCGTACGGAATCCAACTAATTCACAAATCTCGAGGTAATCGAGCGGCCGGACAGGACTTGGCAAGTGCGTTCCCTGTGAATTTTCGTGCGTAAGTAGGTTGTTGACAACATCTTTATAACCTTCGCATGAGTCTATTGGTTGTACTAGTCAGGATCTTAAGTGATGATGATTTTTCCCCCAAGAAAAATTTGATGATGATTTCGTAACCAACGATTTTTAGCTCTTTGCCAAAGTTAATGCAATCTGTGTGTTCcagatttaaaataaataaatcaaagtgAGCATATCTTATGTACAAAGTATATTTGATGCGGTATGCGTCGGTAGGGTGATGATACGACCGGATCCGCCGCCTCCAGATCAATTGGACGATGCACACGATAGTCGTCCAATACCTACCGTGTCAGCAGGTTGCGTCCCAGCAGGTTTGCAACATGGCTCATGTTGTGCTTGGGTGTTTGCAACACGAGCCGTGTAGCGCTCTGGCCTTGCGACATGCGACTGCTTCCACCATTGCGACATGAGCATTGCTGCGCTCAACATTTCTGCAACATGTGCCATGTTGCTCATCTAGCCGCCGCTCTCCCTGGTTGACCTGTCCGCAACAGACACCGTCTGCGAAGCCATGTTGCAAGGACTATGCAACATGAATTGTTTTGCAAAGACATTTGTGTAGTGGGGCAGTGTGCCGAGCAATTACCATAGGGGGACCACTCTGCCTGCGGAGGGAAGTTTCCTGCTGAGAGTGGGAATACATAAGACAACTTCATTGCAATTAGCAATCATGCCACGAACTTGTGCATACGGTTTTCACATCCAATCACGCCGCAAAACTCCCACCGTCGCTCCCATCCCTGCAATCGTCGACACCCGCATTGCCGCCATCCCCGACGCCCGCAACGCCAACCCTCACCAGCCGGCTACAAAACACCTCTTTGCCTTGTTCTTCCCAGGCGACAGCCCACCGACGCCTCTCACCCCTATGCTCGTCGGCAACCCCACACGGTCCTCGGCGCCCCACAACCGTCTTCCTCACACCTCCCTGCCGCTTTGAAGGAGTAAAGATGACGAATGTCACCTGGGGAAATATAAGTTATCTACAAATGCAATTAAGTGATACAACCCTTTATGCTGCATGACAACAAGTAGTAAGCTACACAACGGAACACACAAGCAAGTAGAAACAAGTAAAGCTAGGGTAAAGAGAGACCAAAAGCGGTACAGAAGATTATGTAATATGAAGTTCACACACTTGAGGGGTGTGCTAATCTCCGTTGGAGGGGGGGGGTGAATGTCTCACCTTCTTCTCCGACAACCACAAGCAACGAATGCTTTGGCTCCCTTGTACTAGGTGTAGCTGTTGGGCCGAGCTCAAAACCCTCTTAGGGCAAATTGAGCCTAGCTCAGATGGTTTGCTTCTTGCTGGTGGAATCAGCTCATCAAGATTCAAGTCCTAGCCTTAGCACTGGTGCATCGATCTTTCTTGGTGGTCAAATGGATCAGTAATATAAGCCTAATTTGGCTTGGTTGCAAGCGTTATAATTTAGGCTCGAGGCCGGTTGGGTTTAATTATCTGGCAACTCTATAGCTGAAAAGGGCGCACAACCTACGACGACAGGCCGAATTGCCTTTCCGACAATATCTGACAATTATTTTCAGCTTAATGTATGAAATGCAAATTTGTCTCCGGCTCCAAACCTCATCAAGTCCTCACTCGCCACAATAAGATGCTCAAGTGTTGCATTAGATTGCAAATATAACCATCCTTTCATTTGGACAACTAAAGCCGATTAACCCACATTTGAATTAACGATTTAGCTACAGTTCAGTCAACTGATCCaactttgggtcagtcgatttttaggggggtCGGGGGCTCGCCGGAGGGAAGAACCNNNNNNNNNNNNNNNNNNNNNNNNNNNNNNNNNNNNNNNNNNNNNNNNNNNNNNNNNNNNNNNNNNNNNNNNNNNNNNNNNNNNNNNNNNNNNNNNNNNNNNNNNNNNNNNNNNNNNNNNNNNNNNNNNNNNNNNNNNNNNNNNNNNNNNNNNNNNNNNNNNNNNNNNNNNNNNNNNNNNNNNNNNNNNNNNNNNNNNNNNNNNNNNNNNNNNNNNNNNNNNNNNNNNNNNNNNNNNNNNNNNNNNNNNNNNNNNNNNNNNNNNNNNNNNNNNNNNNNNNNNNNNNNNNNNNNNNNNNNNNNNNNNNNNNNNNNNNNNNNNNNNNNNNNNNNNNNNNcgatatctatcttagggttcagggtgggggcgatggtcgccggcggtggtgggacgTTGTGGCGTGGGGATTCGCCGGAGAAAAACTTCGGGTCGAAGGGGGCCTAcaaggatggccggggcggcggaggaCCGGTGGTGGGGGTGGTTCCACGGAGGGTGGGGCGGCCGGGCCGGCCGcgggaggcggggggtggcggttcggccggtggtggctggcggctcaagggctGAAGGTTGGAGAAGCAATCTGGGCCTTTGATTTCGAATTCAATGGCCCAGAAATCGGCTGACCTCAACTGAAAAAGTCAGCCGACTGATTTCTAGCCATTCCCTTGAATTAAAGCAGCAACTTCCCTATAGCATACTAGTGACCGTGCGAGCAAAGCAATGAATAAATGTACACATGACATGACATACTAGGATCGTGCGAGCAAAACAATGAATGAATGAACACGAGTACAAGACTGTACATACATATGTGATCGATCAACGAATTAAGTTAACATTGTATGTGATCTAGAAGAATGCCAAGAAGAGATCAAGTCGGTGATCAGACCATCATCATGACCCGGAACTCGTCGAACGAGAGTTTGCCGTCGCCGTCAAGGTCGAACCTGCAGATCATTGCCCTACACTCCTCCACGCGCAGCTCGTGCGACCCCAGCCTGGTCAGCGTCCGCCTCAAGCTCGCTGGCGTAATCATGTCTTTCGCAGACGACGACGCGTACATCCCGAACACCTCCCTCAGGCACCTTCGCTTGATGTCGGCATTGTCCTCTTCATGGGTGCCAGCGGCGGCCAGTCTCGAGAACTCTTCTTGGTTTAGCAGCCCGTCGCCGTCCGCGTCCACCGCTGCAAGGAttaccgccgcctcctcctcgggcACGTCCTCGCCCAGCGTCGCCTCCATGCAGCGCCGTAGCTCGGACACAGAAACCTTGCCGTCGCCGTCCATGTCGAAGGCGGCGAACACCGACAGCACCGCCATGATTGGCTGCTAAATAAGTGTtgctgctgactagctgattgggaGCTGGGAGCTTGATTTGTAGGTGTATGCCTTGAAAGCAGCTGATGATAATATGGCGCGTGTGGCGGGGTATATATACGCGCGTGCGAACGGAAGACAACATGTTGGCATCGATGGAGGTGATGTGTCAGCAACGACGCCCTAGTTTCCGCGTCATTTTTGTGAAATTAGTATATATCTCGATCCTCCGTGCTTTGTACGCGTACAAGTCCCTTCGAAGAAGTTTACCGTTGATGATGGAGGTAATAGTATATATGGCACCCTTCAAAAAAAATAGTATATATGGCACATGCGTGGACCTCAGTTCCTTGCGTCAATTAATTATAAGCACCACGATATGTTAATGACGGCACGTGGATTGATGGATATGAGATGGCGAATAATGAAGCTCGATCGGCAACGCGGACGTCAACGGCCGGCCGACCAGCACCGCTGCGACATGTAAAATTGTGTTTATCATAACTTGTCACAGAACTAGTTAAAGATTGCTAAATATTTAATGGTTTAAAAGTAGgtgaaaaatatgaaataaatagaggggcctcactctaatataataagatgatccaatGGTGTGATTAtgaaaatatgcatttatgtgtcctCAGCGGAAAAACCAAGCATTTCAGCTCACTGTAGGATCAATATGTATTGAAATATTTGTTTCTTTTGTCCAGGACACATGCACTCATACTTTTTcaatccctccgttggatcatgttatattatagatGTGTTGGTTCTGtattttttcaggatttttgagagCTTTTACACTGTCTAAAACCTTAACTAATTCGGTGGCAAGTTATTGTAGAAAATCCTACTGACTAGGTAAAGGCAAGGTCAAGGTAAAATGATGTTATGAAAGGACAAGGTCAAGGTCAAATGATGTGTGACAGAAGTACTAACTGGTGTTAGCATTCTCTTTGTTCATGGTGTTACTTCCGTGTCCTTTCTGGTTCTGGTGAAGAGAAACGTACTATAGTAATCTTATATTAGATTTTCATATCATCGGTCTCACATGGACATAAGTGCCTATAAAAATACGTGGCATTGTCCTATTCTCAGTTCCTTTTTGGGCGGGAAGGTGCATATCATGTGGATTTTTATATCATCATTGTTTCATATCCACTTGATGAGGTAGTAGGTACATAAGTTGGTTGTTGTGAACATCGATGCTGTACTAGTAGTCCCTAAATAGAAGTAGTTAGTAGTACTTGTGAATGCGTGAGACTACTATTAcaaacatctctctctctctctctctctctctctctctctctctctctctctctctctctctctctctctctctctctctctctctcaccctaaATAGAGCGGTAAATTTCGTTAGGTGTTTCCATGTAAATATTTGGGCTTGTGACTAGGTTTTTCAGGTTGACCCCTAAATAGAGCGGTAAATTTCGTTAGGTGTTTCCATGTAAATATTTAGACTTGTGACTAGGTTTTTCAGGTTGACCAAGATACACGTTCCCGTCCAAAAGAGAACTAGGATGATCAACTCCGTTGGGTCGGTCGCCTATGTTCAACTCCGTGTTGCTCTAAATCCACATGATATGTGCGTCCAAAAGATACTGCAAATTGACGAGATCTTTATCTATCCATACCGCTGAGATGCCTGGCGGTAGGTGTACAAGCACTGTATGTGATACTTATAAATTATTTACGGTAGGGCGTGCACCCCTAACGCCAAGAGGGCATCGACGGCAGGTTGCTATACCCTTATGCCATCGACCCCGGCGGTAGGAAAAAGGTCAGATCTTAAAAAAAACATTGGTCAGATCTGGCTCAACTTTCACAAAAAGGTCAAAACACCTAATTTACTCTATGCAGAGGATGATCAGCCGGGAGTGTGGAGGGGCGCTCAGACGACTGATAGGAGGGGCCCTCCGCCGCCTGACAGAAGCAACGTTCGTTGGCCCCACCTGGGTACTTGCGTGCAACAACTTAGCCGGCTAAAAAGAGGGCACTCGGCCGACTGAATAGAGGGTGCTCGGCCGGCTAACAGGAGGGGGCCGACGGTTTGCACGTTATATATGGTGGTGTCGTTCTTGAATGTATGGAACAATTCGGCCTGGAGTCGCAACGGCATGAGGCCGTTTTGTCGAACCTAGTGTGGGTCGGGGTGTTCTCTCGTGAAGGAGTAGTTGATTTTTCTTGTTTGTAGCTTCGGGTGCTTCTTGTTAGGGTGTGGGCACTCTTGTATTCATGTTGTTTATCTCTTGGTCTGCTTGTAAGAGGTTTTTCCCGTCATCTTATGTCGGTTCGGTCGTAttgcttttttttgagggaatgccaCCACGGTGGATTATATTGATTTGGGGGAGAAAGATGCATAGTACATTAACTAAGAACTCAGGTGGATCTGCCGTCCACACACTCGTTTGGGAATCAACCACCATACTAGCTATCACATGAGCTGCTATATTTGCTTCTCTAGGACAATGAGCAAAAATAACAAAAGTAAAATTGCGACATAAAAAAATACACCCTTCATAGGTAGCTGCCGCAGGTCCGATGGAATTTTCCCCGCAGGTCGTATTGCTGCTTTATATATAGAGCGGGACAAAAACCTTTTTGTCAACTAAAGCCACAACTTCCCATGTACTAGCATTCTAGTGATCGTGCGAGCAAAGCAATGAATAAATGTAGACATAACACACTGACCATCGCGCGAGTAAAACAATGAATGAAAACATGACTGTACATACATATGTGATCGATCAATGAATTAAGTGAATACTATTAGCCTCCGCAAAAAAAAGAGTGAACAAAATATGTATCTAGAAGAATGCGAAGAAGAGAGATCGATGATCAGGCCATCATCATGACCCGGAACTCGTCGAACGAGAGTTTGCCGTCGCCGTCAAGGTCGAATCTGCAGATCATTGCCCGGCACTCCTCCACGCCCAGCTCGTGCGACCCCAGCCTGCTCAGTGTTCGCCTCAGGCTCGCCGGCGTAATCACCGTTGTCGTCGTGTCTTCCGCGTACATCCCGAACGCCTCCCTCAGGCACCTTCTCTTCACGTCGGCATCGTCCTCCTCTTCATGGGCGCCGGCGGCCAGCCTCGAGAACTCTTCTTGGTTTAGCAGCCCGTCGCCGTCGGCATCAATCGCCGCAAGGACCGCCGCCGCTTCCTCCTCGGACACGCTCTCGCCCAGCGTGGCCTCCATGCAGCGCCGCAGTTCGGACGTGGAGACCTTGCCGTCGCCGTCCTTGTCGAAGGCGGCGAACACCGACGACACCGCCATGATCGAGTGACTATTCATCGATCTTGCTTCCTTTTCGCTAAATAGATGTTtgctgctgactagctgattgggaTCTGGTAACTTGATTTGTATGTATGCCCTGAAAGCAGTTGATGATAATATGGCGCGCGTGGCCGGGTATATATACATGTGCGAACGGAAGACAACATGTTGGTATCGATGGAGGCGATGTGTCAGCATCGACGGCTTAGTTTCCGCGTTACTTTTGCGCACTACACATCACATGTATGTGAAATTTAGTATATATTTCGATCCTCCGTGTTTT
This portion of the Triticum dicoccoides isolate Atlit2015 ecotype Zavitan chromosome 7A, WEW_v2.0, whole genome shotgun sequence genome encodes:
- the LOC119327793 gene encoding probable calcium-binding protein CML25/26; the protein is MAVLSVFAAFDMDGDGKVSVSELRRCMEATLGEDVPEEEAAVILAAVDADGDGLLNQEEFSRLAAAGTHEEDNADIKRRCLREVFGMYASSSAKDMITPASLRRTLTRLGSHELRVEECRAMICRFDLDGDGKLSFDEFRVMMMV
- the LOC119333291 gene encoding probable calcium-binding protein CML25/26, with protein sequence MNSHSIMAVSSVFAAFDKDGDGKVSTSELRRCMEATLGESVSEEEAAAVLAAIDADGDGLLNQEEFSRLAAGAHEEEDDADVKRRCLREAFGMYAEDTTTTVITPASLRRTLSRLGSHELGVEECRAMICRFDLDGDGKLSFDEFRVMMMA